A part of Rhinolophus ferrumequinum isolate MPI-CBG mRhiFer1 chromosome 11, mRhiFer1_v1.p, whole genome shotgun sequence genomic DNA contains:
- the FZD4 gene encoding frizzled-4, which yields MAWRGAGPSVLGAPGGVSLSLRLLLLLPLLLGSAWGFGDEEERRCDPIRISMCQNLGYNVTKMPNLVGHELQTDAELQLTTFTPLIQYGCSSQLQFFLCSVYVPMCTEKINIPIGPCGGMCLSVKRRCEPVLKEFGFAWPESLNCSKFPPQNDHNHMCMEGPGDEEVPLPHKTPIQPGEECHSVGTNSDQYIWVKRSLNCVLKCGYDAGLYSRSAKEFTDIWMAVWASLCFISTAFTVLTFLIDSSRFSYPERPIIFLSMCYNIYSIAYIVRLTVGRERISCDFEEAAEPVLIQEGLKNTGCAIIFLLMYFFGMASSIWWVILTLTWFLAAGLKWGHEAIEMHSSYFHIAAWAIPAVKTIVILIMRLVDADELTGLCYVGNQNLDALTGFVVAPLFTYLVIGTLFIAAGLVALFKIRSNLQKDGTKTDKLERLMVKIGVFSVLYTVPATCVIACYFYEISNWALFRYSADDSNMAVEMLKIFMSLLVGITSGMWIWSAKTLHTWQKCSNRLVNSGKVKREKRGNGWVKPGKGNETVV from the exons ATGGCCTGGCGGGGCGCAGGGCCGAGCGTCCTGGGGGCGCCCGGGGGCGTCAGTCTCAGtctgcggctgctgctgctgttgccgcTGCTCCTGGGGTCGGCTTGGGGCTTCGGGGACGAGGAAGAGCGGCGCTGCGACCCCATCCGCATCTCCATGTGCCAGAACCTGGGCTACAACGTGACCAAGATGCCCAACCTGGTTGGGCACGAGCTGCAGACGGACGCCGAGCTGCAGCTGACAACTTTCACGCCGCTCATCCAGTACGGCTGCTCCAGCCAGCTGCAG TTCTTCCTTTGTTCTGTGTATGTGCCAATGTGCACAGAGAAGATCAACATCCCCATTGGCCCATGCGGTGGCATGTGTCTTTCGGTCAAGAGACGCTGTGAACCTGTCCTAAAGGAATTTGGATTTGCCTGGCCGGAGAGCCTGAACTGCAGCAAATTCCCACCACAGAATGACCACAACCACATGTGCATGGAAGGGCCAGGTGACGAGGAAGTGCCCTTACCTCACAAAACCCCCATCCAGCCTGGGGAAGAATGCCATTCCGTGGGAACCAATTCCGATCAGTACATCTGGGTGAAAAGGAGCCTGAACTGCGTTCTCAAGTGTGGCTACGACGCTGGCTTATACAGCCGCTCGGCCAAGGAGTTCACCGATATCTGGATGGCCGTGTGGGCCAGCCTGTGCTTCATCTCCACCGCCTTCACAGTGCTGACCTTCCTGATCGATTCTTCCCGGTTTTCCTACCCTGAGCGCCCCATCATATTTCTCAGTATGTGCTATAATATTTATAGCATTGCTTATATTGTCAGGCTGACTGTAGGCCGGGAAAGGATATCCTGCGATTTTGAAGAGGCAGCAGAACCTGTTCTGATTCAAGAAGGActtaagaacacaggatgtgcaATCATTTTCTTGCTGATGTACTTTTTTGGAATGGCCAGTTCCATCTGGTGGGTTATTCTGACACTCACTTGGTTTTTGGCAGCGGGACTCAAATGGGGTCATGAAGCCATCGAAATGCACAGCTCTTATTTCCACATTGCAGCCTGGGCCATCCCCGCAGTGAAAACCATTGTCATCTTGATTATGAGATTAGTAGATGCGGACGAACTCACCGGTCTGTGCTATGTCGGGAACCAAAACCTTGATGCCCTCACGGGCTTTGTGGTGGCTCCCCTCTTCACCTACTTGGTGATCGGAACTTTGTTCATCGCTGCAGGTTTGGTGGCATTGTTCAAAATTCGGTCAAATCTTCAAAAGGATGGGACAAAGACAGACAAGTTGGAAAGACTGATGGTCAAGATTGGAGTCTTTTCAGTGCTGTACACGGTCCCTGCCACCTGTGTAATTGCCTGTTATTTCTATGAAATCTCCAACTGGGCGCTCTTCCGGTATTCTGCAGATGACTCCAATATGGCAGTTgaaatgttgaaaatttttatGTCTTTGCTGGTGGGCATCACTTCAGGCATGTGGATTTGGTCTGCCAAAACTCTTCACACGTGGCAAAAGTGTTCCAACAGATTGGTGAATTCTGGGaaggtaaagagagaaaagagagggaatgGTTGGGTAAAGCCTGGGAAAGGCAATGAAACTGTGGTATAA